In Sulfuricurvum sp. IAE1, one DNA window encodes the following:
- the nifK gene encoding nitrogenase molybdenum-iron protein subunit beta — MQNVDKIVNGKDLFLKPEYQEVLANKKQFESSMLAINPAKVDEIAEWTKTWDYREKNLAREAITINPAKACQPLGAVMVALGFEGTMPYVHGSHGCVAYFRSYFTRHFKEPTPCVSDSMTEDAAVFGGLVNMKEGLKNCAAIYKPKMIAVSTTCMAEVIGDDLGAFITGAKEEDGGEFLPADYPVPFAHTPSFVGSHITGYDNMMHGIMSQLTEGQKGETKERINIIPGFETYIGSLRSVKSIVEAFGTDYIMLGDHSDQWDMPAGKYEMFQGGTKLEDAKDCINSKATISLQKYATAKTMKMVQKRWKHEGGFSNPIGLKGTDEFVMKLAELTGTDVPEKLKIERGRLVDAMQDSYPYMHGKKFAIWGDPDFLLGVVSFLLEMGAEPTHVLCHNAPNGWEEEMRALLDTSPAKDSLHVWAGKDLWHMRSFLFTEPVDFMIGNSYGKELMRDTGTPLIYVGFPIFDRHHLHRYSISGYDGALNLLTWITNKVLDQLDEETKNIASTDYFFDIVR, encoded by the coding sequence ATGCAAAACGTAGACAAAATCGTCAACGGGAAAGACCTGTTCCTAAAACCTGAATACCAGGAAGTCCTGGCGAACAAAAAACAGTTCGAGTCGTCTATGCTCGCGATCAATCCGGCCAAAGTGGACGAGATCGCCGAATGGACCAAAACGTGGGATTACCGCGAAAAAAACCTCGCCCGCGAAGCGATTACGATCAATCCCGCAAAGGCGTGTCAGCCTCTGGGTGCGGTTATGGTTGCGCTCGGGTTCGAGGGGACGATGCCTTACGTTCACGGAAGCCACGGATGTGTCGCCTATTTCCGTTCGTACTTTACCCGTCACTTCAAAGAGCCGACACCGTGCGTATCGGATTCGATGACGGAAGACGCGGCGGTATTCGGCGGTCTGGTCAACATGAAAGAGGGGCTCAAAAACTGTGCCGCCATCTATAAACCCAAAATGATCGCCGTTTCGACCACATGTATGGCCGAAGTCATCGGGGATGACCTGGGCGCGTTCATCACGGGTGCAAAAGAAGAGGACGGCGGCGAGTTTCTCCCTGCCGATTATCCGGTTCCTTTCGCCCACACGCCTTCATTCGTCGGAAGCCACATCACGGGTTACGACAACATGATGCACGGGATCATGAGCCAGCTGACCGAAGGTCAAAAAGGGGAGACAAAAGAGCGTATCAACATCATCCCCGGTTTTGAAACCTATATCGGAAGCCTCCGCTCGGTGAAAAGCATCGTCGAAGCGTTCGGCACCGATTACATCATGCTTGGCGACCACTCGGATCAGTGGGACATGCCTGCGGGCAAATATGAAATGTTCCAGGGCGGAACGAAGCTCGAGGACGCCAAAGACTGCATAAACTCGAAAGCGACGATCAGTCTCCAGAAATACGCTACCGCCAAAACCATGAAAATGGTTCAGAAACGGTGGAAACACGAGGGGGGATTCAGCAACCCGATCGGTCTTAAAGGTACTGACGAGTTCGTCATGAAACTCGCCGAACTGACCGGCACCGACGTTCCTGAAAAGCTCAAAATCGAGCGCGGACGCCTCGTCGATGCGATGCAGGATTCCTATCCGTACATGCACGGCAAAAAATTTGCGATCTGGGGCGATCCCGACTTCCTTCTGGGTGTCGTGTCGTTCCTCCTCGAGATGGGTGCGGAACCGACGCACGTGTTGTGTCACAACGCCCCCAACGGCTGGGAAGAAGAGATGAGAGCGCTGCTCGATACTTCTCCGGCCAAAGATTCGCTCCACGTATGGGCCGGAAAAGACCTCTGGCACATGCGCAGCTTCCTCTTCACCGAGCCGGTCGATTTCATGATCGGAAACAGCTACGGGAAAGAGCTGATGCGCGATACGGGTACACCGCTGATTTACGTCGGGTTCCCGATTTTCGACCGCCACCATCTCCACCGCTACAGCATCAGCGGTTACGACGGGGCGCTCAACCTTCTCACCTGGATCACGAACAAAGTTCTCGATCAGCTGGACGAAGAGACCAAAAACATCGCTTCGACCGACTACTTCTTCGATATCGTCCGCTAA
- the nifD gene encoding nitrogenase molybdenum-iron protein alpha chain — MGPETLEARQKAAVEEILKAYPEKAAKNREKHLGVGSPNDESQKTCGDVRSNKKTVPGVMSQRGCAYAGSKGVVWGPVKDMIHISHGPIGCGQYSRAGRRNYYIGVTGVDTFVTMNFSSDFQENSIVFGGDKKLAKCIDEIEELFPLNNGITVQSECPIGLIGDDINAVAKVKAAELGKTIVPVNCEGFRGVSQSLGHHIANDTVRDYVFDADVNLDTTDVEATPYDVAIIGDYNIGGDAWSSRILLEEMGLRVVAQWSGDATLKEMALTPKVKLNLLHCYRSMNYISRHMEKEYGIPWVEYNFFGPTQTIKSLRKIASFFDESIQKKCEEVIAKYQPMIDAVIAKYKPRLEGKQVMLFVGGLRPRHVIGAYEDLGMEVIGTGYEFAHDDDYKRTKEEIFRSTVIYDDVNEYELEAFVKKLQPDLVASGIKEKYVFQKMGLPYRQMHSWDYSGPYHGYDGFAIFAQDMDLAINSPVWAHSKAPWEQEG, encoded by the coding sequence ATGGGTCCAGAAACATTAGAAGCCAGACAAAAAGCCGCCGTTGAGGAGATCCTCAAAGCGTATCCCGAAAAAGCGGCCAAAAACCGTGAAAAACACCTCGGTGTCGGCTCTCCCAACGACGAGAGCCAAAAAACGTGCGGCGACGTCCGCTCGAACAAAAAAACCGTTCCGGGCGTCATGAGCCAGCGCGGTTGTGCCTATGCGGGGTCCAAAGGGGTCGTATGGGGTCCGGTCAAAGACATGATCCACATCAGCCACGGTCCCATCGGATGCGGTCAGTACAGCCGTGCGGGTCGTCGTAACTACTACATCGGTGTAACCGGTGTCGACACGTTCGTTACGATGAACTTCAGCTCCGATTTCCAGGAAAACAGCATCGTTTTCGGCGGAGATAAAAAACTGGCCAAATGTATCGACGAGATCGAAGAGTTGTTTCCTCTCAACAACGGTATTACCGTCCAGTCGGAGTGTCCGATCGGTCTGATCGGGGACGATATCAACGCGGTGGCGAAAGTCAAAGCGGCCGAGCTTGGAAAAACGATCGTTCCGGTCAACTGTGAAGGTTTCCGCGGGGTGTCTCAATCACTCGGTCACCACATCGCCAACGACACGGTTCGTGACTACGTTTTCGATGCCGACGTCAACCTCGATACCACCGATGTGGAAGCGACTCCCTACGACGTCGCGATCATCGGAGACTACAACATCGGCGGTGACGCATGGTCGAGCCGTATCCTCCTCGAGGAGATGGGTCTTCGCGTCGTTGCGCAATGGTCGGGTGACGCCACGCTCAAAGAGATGGCCCTGACGCCGAAAGTGAAATTGAACCTGCTGCACTGCTACCGTTCAATGAACTACATCAGCCGTCACATGGAAAAAGAGTACGGGATCCCCTGGGTCGAGTACAACTTCTTCGGACCGACACAGACGATCAAATCGCTTCGCAAAATCGCTTCGTTCTTCGACGAGTCGATCCAGAAAAAATGCGAAGAAGTGATCGCAAAATACCAGCCGATGATCGATGCGGTCATCGCGAAGTATAAACCGCGTCTGGAAGGGAAACAGGTCATGCTGTTCGTCGGCGGTCTCCGTCCGCGCCACGTTATCGGTGCGTATGAGGATCTGGGTATGGAAGTCATCGGTACGGGGTACGAGTTTGCCCACGACGACGATTACAAACGTACCAAAGAAGAGATTTTCCGCTCGACGGTCATCTACGACGACGTCAACGAGTACGAGCTCGAGGCATTCGTCAAGAAACTTCAGCCTGACCTCGTCGCTTCGGGGATCAAAGAGAAGTACGTATTCCAGAAAATGGGTCTGCCGTATCGTCAGATGCACTCATGGGATTACAGCGGACCCTACCACGGTTACGACGGGTTCGCCATTTTCGCCCAGGATATGGATCTTGCGATCAACTCTCCGGTATGGGCACATTCCAAAGCACCATGGGAGCAAGAGGGTTGA